From Syngnathus typhle isolate RoL2023-S1 ecotype Sweden linkage group LG5, RoL_Styp_1.0, whole genome shotgun sequence:
CTAGCTTTTCACAACAGCTATATGTCTTCAACACTCCCAAGACATACGTACGTAGCTACAGAAGGGTCTCGTTTATCATCACTCACGCCATCAAATACCCAGAATGCCTCCTTCACTTCAGTCCACTTCACTTTTAGTTACATCGAGCAAAATAAGAGTTCTGTGCTTGTCTGTTGTCTCTTCTACCTATGGGGCAGCATTAATCACCCATTGAATCACGTACGCCCCCCTTCGGTGAGGCATAGTAGTATCTGCCGCAACCTGTGCCTTTTCACTACGGTTTTGTCCTATCAGCAACCTTagtatttgaacaggaaatatgcAATTATAGCGATTTTGACgataaaaatgttcaaaattaGTCGTACATAAAGACCACTGATGTGCCATGCACGTGGTCCATTGAAGTTTCATTGAAGATCAAAAGAAGTCATTAATAATAATTTCTGCTAATTTCTTCACCACAGTATTCTGCAACTTCAGCCCCATCTGTACAACCTGCGAGtgagtttaaaaaatatttttttaatcacattaatatttacatattttgatattgaatatttgtgttttgtagGACGGCTTTCAAAATCCAGCTCCCACAAATGGTCAAAGGCAAAAAGAAGAAATTCAAAGCATCATGACCAATAAACAAAACATGCTTTGTCTTAATTTGAGTCTTTATTTATATGAAAGTAATTGAGGCTTATGGTGGCGGCATGGGGACAATCTTACAGCTGATAACAAAACAAAGAGAATGATGAGTGACCAGTCAGATTTTATAGCTGCATGTGCGCTGTAATGGACTCACCCCATCAGACCCTGGCCGGACCACCGCTGCGGAGTCAAGCTCACATGGGCTCTCTGCCCCCCGCGGACCACCGTCACTCGTAGTGGCTTCTACAccaaccccccacccaaaaaaaacaattagcaCAGAACTATTCAGAATTTAACTTACACCTTTCAAGCAGCTTGAGATTGACCAAAGTTTCTGTGAACCTTGAAATAATCAGAGCCAGATTGTTCCAAATTGACAGGCACTTAAGAAGTTATCTCTTTTTTAATGGCTGGAACTGAAAGAGGTGGAGGCTATATAAGTTGAGGTGGCCATGTTTTGGGTGGATTTGTCACATTAATGCGACCATCTTAGGACTTTGACACGCTAAGATATGTTCATGTCCAACTGGAATCTTACCCCTTCACTGTGCTGCACGACAGAAGCAATGTTATTGAGGCACTGGAAGTTGCCAGTGTTCACTGAACCAAACTCAACAACTTCATCTCCTATTCTCAGGCCCTTTTGAAAAATGGAGAGCAAAAAGTCAAGAAAGGCTCAAACATCAGAGCCAAAGGGTCGCTCTATCGCCACTCACAGCTATGGCGGCAGGCGAACCCTGCGTGATGGCATCCACCCGCGCAAAGGCGGGTGGGAGCACGTCCTGCTGCTCCATGGGCTCCTCCAGAGTTTCTGTCTGATCGTGCAGGCGCTTGGCTTTTTCATGAGCGTGCAACCTGTGCAAGGCGTCCTCAATATCTGCCATGATGGCCTTGTGATCGTTCTGCAAGCCTGCAACAGCCAACGGTTCGAGATGTAATGTAGAGCTTGCGACGCAGATGAAAATGACCGTTTCAGCTCTTTTTAAAAGATGAGTACTTCTACTTTCTTCCAGCATTATATACACCGGAtttgcatattattattataggttACTGTAATTCTCTCACACGACTTTCTGAGTGGGTAAGTGGATGTAAAAGGACAAAATGTGTAGAAAGAGCACACCACAATTTAGCCTACAACTATGACGTTACATTTTTCTTAAGTACATCAAGGTAGAGATATTTGTTGTAACAGGTTACTTACACGAAATATTGTGTCTGGCGGTCCTTATCTGGTACAAGTTGATGTCGGCCCTCGGGTAACCTTCTGCGTCCACCAAGGTACCATGAAGTCCGACGCCttgctgtaaaaacaaaaacctaaGATATAATCATACAACACTGCACAACTTCAGCGACTGGGTGTTATATTCCATGAACTTACATCTTCCAGAACATC
This genomic window contains:
- the psmd9 gene encoding 26S proteasome non-ATPase regulatory subunit 9, giving the protein MKTTNKNNPETSMDDVKNLIKKKDEIEEQIKAYHDVLEDQGVGLHGTLVDAEGYPRADINLYQIRTARHNISCLQNDHKAIMADIEDALHRLHAHEKAKRLHDQTETLEEPMEQQDVLPPAFARVDAITQGSPAAIAGLRIGDEVVEFGSVNTGNFQCLNNIASVVQHSEGKPLRVTVVRGGQRAHVSLTPQRWSGQGLMGCKIVPMPPP